From Bradyrhizobium symbiodeficiens, the proteins below share one genomic window:
- the flgB gene encoding flagellar basal body rod protein FlgB produces MDLNGVVVGPLYLFELASSQARYLELRQSTIATNVANANTPGFKARDVEPFNKVLEGMPVRLATTSPSHMQLAAAETDTRATAKKDSWEVVHSGNSVSLEQEMIRGSDVSRDYSMNSAIVRSFHRMVLSSAKA; encoded by the coding sequence ATGGACCTGAACGGGGTTGTCGTGGGACCGCTTTATCTCTTCGAACTCGCATCGTCGCAGGCGCGGTACCTCGAGCTCCGCCAGTCGACCATTGCCACCAACGTCGCCAACGCCAACACGCCAGGCTTCAAGGCGCGCGACGTCGAGCCCTTCAACAAGGTGCTCGAGGGCATGCCGGTGAGGCTTGCCACGACGTCGCCCTCGCACATGCAGCTGGCCGCGGCCGAGACCGACACACGGGCGACCGCGAAGAAGGACAGCTGGGAAGTCGTTCATTCCGGCAACTCGGTCAGCCTCGAGCAGGAAATGATCAGGGGCAGCGACGTCAGCCGCGACTATTCGATGAATTCGGCGATCGTGCGGTCGTTCCACCGCATGGTCCTGTCCAGTGCGAAGGCCTGA